One Pseudomonadota bacterium genomic window, GTTGACCTCCATGAGGACGGGGGGATTGTTCGGCCCCGGCCGCCCCACGACCGCCATGTCGAAGCGCATGCTGCCCGTGAGCCGGCGGGGGCGGTGACGGAGGACCCCAAGCTCCTCCACCAGATATCGGGCAATCGGGCCGGCCGGCAGCACGGAGAGGATCTCCCTCTCAGGAAGGGAGAGTATCTTCATCAGGCACTCCGTTATGTCGCGGGCCGCGCGCCGGATAACCGGCAGATACGACATCGGGAGTATGCGCGGGAGGGCCGAGCAGTCGTGGTCCGTGATCCCCACGAGTCCCGAATCGACAAAGGAGTTCCATAGCCTCGCCTTGAGATCGGTTATCCCCTCTCCCTTGAAGAGACGGGCAAGGCGGCCCGGCATCACCTCATGGTAGTTCCTGCGGAACATGGGAGGCATTATATACGTCCCGGAGCGCCGATTCCACCGCAAATCCGGCACAGAGCCGCTCCTTGACAGGGTTCATCGCCGATTATAAGGTCGAGACTCAAACAAAGGGAGGGAGAGATGAAATACAGAGCGATATTCGCAGCGGCAGTACTGGTCGCCCTGGCCATGCCGGCTATGGCCTCGGCGAACTCGGTGGACGTGACCGGCGACATACGGAGGGACGGGTATCTAACCATCAACCTCGACTGGGATGTGGACACCAGGGACTATCCTGGCCTCAAACCTGCGGCCATGAAAGAAAAAGTCCACGACCAGATGTACAATGCCATGCTGCCGAAGCTGGTGGCCGCGACCCAGGGCGTGTCCGTCTCGTTCGACAAGTGCCAGTTCACTACGATGGATCACAAGAAAACCCTCATCAAAGAGCGCAAGGACGGCACAAAGGTCTTTGACCTGAACTACACCGTGAGGTTCAACGCCCCGTACGCGGAGTCAGTGGCGTCCACCCCGCCGCCGGTGGCCGACAAGGGTGCGATGCAGAAGGTTAACGTCAGGGGCAACTGGCAGTCCGACGTCTGGTGACGATCTTTTGAATACAGGAAAGGCCCGGGGCTTTGCGCGCCTCCGGGCCTTTTGTTTTTTCAGATCATTCCTCAGCCGATGTTCGTGGCCGGCACGTTGTCCCTCATGGTGAAGTAGAGGATAGCGTGCTCACCCCCGTGGGCGGCCGCACACCAGTAGTTGCTCTCCACCTCGTATCCGGCGAGCGCGCTGCCGATGTCGGGGTGCAGCATGTTGGGCGAGACCTCGCAGCGGACCACGTCGTGTTCGGCAGCCGCGATCCCCGCCCCCCTGATGAGCGCAAGCGCCCGCTCGTTGTTGTCGGTCACGATCCTTATGTGGCCCTCGCCGTCCACGCCGTAGCCGCAGATGGACCTGATGTTCACCCTGCCCTCCGCTATGGCGCAGGAGACCCGCGACAAGAGCCCAACCTCGTCGCCCCCCTTGACCACTATCTCCTTCTCCATGCTAAGGTTCGTCTTCATCCCGCCCCCTTTCAGTTCAAAGCCCGCCGAGAGCCTATCCAAACAAGCCGTTCGATTTCAACACCGAACTTGAACCACGTGCGCACAGCCCGGGTTTGGCCCTATTTTCTGCATGGTTGCCACGGGCAAAGGAATATATTATCTATCAGGGCATAAAACCCCAGGGAGGCCGTGTGACGATACTCAAGGCAGCATCGGCCGTCGCCGCGATCATCATCGCCGGCGCGGCCTGCACGTCCATGAGCGTGAAGACCGAGGTGACGAAATCGGCGGACTGCATGAAGGCCGCAGGCAAAAGCGACCCGGCGAGGGTCGAGGTGTTCGAGGGGGCGGCCCCGGATTCGCCCTTCACCGAACTTGCCGTCATCAAGGCCACGGGCCGCAGGGACGTGGACCAGGGCGAGCTCGTGAAGGCCATGCGCGAGCGCGCGGCAAGGCTCGGGGCCGACGCGATCATAGACGTGAAGTTCTCGGAGCTGCTGAAACCGGGCGGCGCCGGCGGGGATATGGTCTGCCCGTTCGAGGGGGCGTGCTACTACCAGCAGAGCTCCTCCACGATCATCGGGATGCCCGCCGCCGAGTCCAGGGCGATAAGATACGATGAATAACGTCCATCTCGCATTCGTGTTCACGCTCTTCGCCGGGCTAGCGACCGGCATAGGAAGCATCATCGCATTGCTCGGCCACGCCACGTCCCGCCGCTTCCTCTCCGTGGCCCTCGGCTTCTCGGCAGGCGTCATGATCTACATCTCGATGATCGAGATATTCTTCAATGCCAGGGAGAGCCTCACATCGGCGTTCGGCGCAGGTCCGGGCTACTGGGCGACCATCGCCGCATTCTTCGCGGGGATCGCCTTCATAGCGGTCATAGACAAGCTCGTGCCCTCCGATGAGAACCCGCACGAGATGCACACGCTGGAGGAGATGGAAAGGCCACAGGCCGCCCAGAGGTTCAAAAGGCTGCATCGCACAGGGATATTCGTCGCCCTGGCCATAGCCATACACAACTTCCCCGAGGGGCTGGCCACCTTCATGGCGGCCCTGTCCGATCCCAGGCTCGGGGTGGCCATCGCCGTGGCGATCGCGATACACAACATTCCGGAGGGGATCTCGGTCTCCGTGCCCATCTACTACGCGACCGGCAGCCGGAAAAAGGCGTTCGGCTACTCGTTCCTCTCCGGCCTGTCGGAGCCTGCGGGGGCGCTCATCGGCTATTTCCTGCTGAGGCCGTTTCTGAACGAAGCTGTGTTCGGGATAGTGTTCGCCGCGGTCGCCGGCATCATGGTCTATATATCGTTCGACGAGCTCCTGCCGGCGGCGCGCGAATTCGGGGAGCATCACCTCTCGATCTACGGCCTCATCGGGGGCATGGTCGTGATGTCGGTGAGCCTGGCCATGTTCGCGTGACGTAGTCTGCCTTGCCCGGGCGAATCCTCCGACGGTCACAGATAGACGGTGAAGGTCCAGGTCATGCGCAGCAGGTTGTCGTCCATGAACTTCTCGGGAGGCGAGGAGAACGGCGACGAGGCCCTGACGGTCCGCAGCGCCTCCGTGTCGTACGAAGGTATCCCCGAGCTGCGGAAGATGAACAGCTCCGCGAGATCACCGGTCCTGTCGACCGAGACGCCCAGAACCACGTCTATGGAGCCGCGGGCCACCTGGTTCATGGAGAAGTGGGCGCGGAGCGAGGGCTCGGGGTTGAATGCGACCTTGAATGCGCGCTTGAGCCTCACGAAATACTCGACCTCCGGGTAGCGCAGCACGTTGAGATAGGTGTGAGGCCCCCTCCTGAGGTCCGGGTAGAAGTCGTCCATCGCCCCGCCGCCGCTGCCGTCGGGCTTCTCGGGGAGGCGCTTGCCGTCGAAGATCGAGGAGTCGAAGGCGAAGATCCTGTCCCTGGCGGCCGGCTCGGGCTTCACCGGGCGCGGCTTCGGCCTCCCCTTCTCACCCGTCTTGCCGGGCCTGCGCGCGACGCCGACCATCTCCTCCTGCACCGCGCTGTCGTACATGCCCAGAAACTTCGTCTTCTTGGGCCTCATCTCCACATCCGGCTTCTCGATGTCGGCGAGGCGCAACTTGCCCCGGGGCTCGCTCACGAATTCGACCGGGATCAGCTCCTCCTTTGCAGCCGCGAACTGAGGGGTGAATGCGCGCGGGACGAGCAGGGCGAGGATCAGGTGGATGATCAGCGAAAGCAGGAGAAATGGCCATATCTCCGGTCTCTCCTCTATGACGCGCATCTTCGTCATATCACACCCAGGGGCCTTCCGAGGACGTGGTCCACGTAGCGGCCCATGACACTGAGGGCGGCCTCGGCAGAGGCGTCGTCGGGGCACCCGCCGCCGTCGAGGAGTGAGCAGAGCCCCCTGCGCGCCGCAGCGCTGAGCTCGACCGACCGCCCCCCTCTCCTGCAGGAGCCGCACGCGAGCCCCCCCTTATCGAAATCGAACGACCACGCCCCCGCGCCCTGCGCCGGCGCACCGCAGGCGGTGCAGACCCCGATGGACGGGGCGTAGCCGCAGAGCCCGAGCCAGCGCAGCTCGAACGCCGCGCTCTCGATCGGGCGAGGATCGCACTCGGCCAGGCGCTCGATCCTCGCGCGCAGCAGGTCGAATTTTTCTGCGTTCGCCTCGTTCTCCTGCAGGAATGCCAGCGCCAGCGCGAGGGAGCGCGAAAGGGCCCCGATCCGCTCGAGGCTTTTCAGTATCCCGTTCAGGGGGACGAGGAGGCTGGAGCGATCGAGCGACAGAAGTCCGCGTCCGCGGCACTCCGAATAGCCGATCTCCACTACGGAGCCCGGCTCAAGCGAGCCCCCGAAACGCCTGCGCGAGAGGCGGGCGGAGCGCGCGATGCCGCTCTGCCTGCCTGAGTCCCTGGAGAAGAAGGTGACTATCCAGTCGGCGTCGCGGTACGCCACCCTCCTCAGGATTATCGACTCGGTGCTGCGCTTCATCGTTCAACCCTCGGATGCGGATTATACGCAGAAATGCGCACGATTCGCAACCGCATCGGCCCCGCCTCAATTTGCGTTTCACTCCCGGGGCTTTGGTGATATCATCAAGCAGGAGGCAAACACATGAAAACAAAGACAGCCATGGCGCTTGTCGTCGCGGGCGTCCTTGCGGCGGCCCCGCTTGCGGCCGGCGCTCAGGAGCAGCAGCCGGGCCAGCCGCTCTACTTCCCCAAGGAGGAGCTCAAGGAGCGCCCCTCCGACCTGCACATGG contains:
- a CDS encoding energy transducer TonB gives rise to the protein MTKMRVIEERPEIWPFLLLSLIIHLILALLVPRAFTPQFAAAKEELIPVEFVSEPRGKLRLADIEKPDVEMRPKKTKFLGMYDSAVQEEMVGVARRPGKTGEKGRPKPRPVKPEPAARDRIFAFDSSIFDGKRLPEKPDGSGGGAMDDFYPDLRRGPHTYLNVLRYPEVEYFVRLKRAFKVAFNPEPSLRAHFSMNQVARGSIDVVLGVSVDRTGDLAELFIFRSSGIPSYDTEALRTVRASSPFSSPPEKFMDDNLLRMTWTFTVYL
- the zupT gene encoding zinc transporter ZupT translates to MNNVHLAFVFTLFAGLATGIGSIIALLGHATSRRFLSVALGFSAGVMIYISMIEIFFNARESLTSAFGAGPGYWATIAAFFAGIAFIAVIDKLVPSDENPHEMHTLEEMERPQAAQRFKRLHRTGIFVALAIAIHNFPEGLATFMAALSDPRLGVAIAVAIAIHNIPEGISVSVPIYYATGSRKKAFGYSFLSGLSEPAGALIGYFLLRPFLNEAVFGIVFAAVAGIMVYISFDELLPAAREFGEHHLSIYGLIGGMVVMSVSLAMFA
- the recO gene encoding DNA repair protein RecO; translated protein: MKRSTESIILRRVAYRDADWIVTFFSRDSGRQSGIARSARLSRRRFGGSLEPGSVVEIGYSECRGRGLLSLDRSSLLVPLNGILKSLERIGALSRSLALALAFLQENEANAEKFDLLRARIERLAECDPRPIESAAFELRWLGLCGYAPSIGVCTACGAPAQGAGAWSFDFDKGGLACGSCRRGGRSVELSAAARRGLCSLLDGGGCPDDASAEAALSVMGRYVDHVLGRPLGVI